ACAAAAACGGCGCGCTCACCCCCGAGGAGTTCGCGGTGGTGCGCAACCACCCGGCCTGGGGTGCCGAGGTGGCGGGTCACGCTCGGGTATCCCCTGTCGTGGCCAACGTGATCCGCCACCATCACGAGAAGCTGGACGGTACGGGCTACCCCGACGGGCTCCCGGGGGACGCGATTCCCCTGGAAGCGCGCATCGTGGCCGTGGCCGACGTCTTCGACGCCCTCACTTCCGACCGCCCCTACCGCCCGGGCTTCCCGTGGCCCAAGGCCGCCGAAATCCTCCGGTCGATGGCCGGAGACCACCTGGACCCTCCGCTCGTGGAGATTTTCTTGCAGGCGGCC
This genomic interval from Thermodesulfobacteriota bacterium contains the following:
- a CDS encoding HD-GYP domain-containing protein — protein: RGHCDRVALYALRIVEGLALGDDLKCQIRYGSWLHDCGKIGVPEGILNKNGALTPEEFAVVRNHPAWGAEVAGHARVSPVVANVIRHHHEKLDGTGYPDGLPGDAIPLEARIVAVADVFDALTSDRPYRPGFPWPKAAEILRSMAGDHLDPPLVEIFLQAAVPGA